In Panthera leo isolate Ple1 chromosome B3, P.leo_Ple1_pat1.1, whole genome shotgun sequence, a single genomic region encodes these proteins:
- the ZNF774 gene encoding zinc finger protein 774 — MMWLGTSGKNGLPGPCLENALQGYHPAQLQEWALPGISRPSVISQLEQKEEPWTLPLQNFEARKILRESHTDFENQVTKLSRDISEAAERCGTSSERANKDVSPPPSWGGNWERDLELEGEHGALPGEGQPEPFPQEKDLNELLDGYAGKKPMCAECGKSFNQSSYLIRHLRTHTGERPYKCIECGKGFKQSSDLVTHRRTHTGEKPYQCSGCEKKFSDSSTLVKHQRTHTGERPYECPECGKTFGRKPHLVMHQRTHTGEKPYTCLKCHKSFSRSSNFITHQRTHTGVKPYRCSDCGESFSQSSDLVKHQRTHTGERPFKCAECGKDFRDSSHFVAHMSTHSGERPFSCPHCRKSFSQSSHLVTHQRTHTGERPFQCDNCGKGFADGSALIKHQRIHTGERPYKCGECGKSFNQSSHFITHQRIHAGDRPYRCPECGKTFSQRSHFLTHQRTHTGEKPFHCSRCDKSFRQKAHLLCHQNTHLI, encoded by the exons ATGATGTGGCTGGGGACTTCAGGGAAGAATGGGTTACCCGGACCCTGCTTAGAGAATGCTCTTCAGGGATACCACCCAGCACAGTTACAAGAATGGGCTCTCCCAGG GATTTCCAGACCAAGTGTGATTTCCCAGCTGGAGCAGAAAGAAGAACCGTGGACGCTACCGCTCCAAAATTTCGAGGCAAGAAAGATCCTACGGGAAAGTCACACAG ACTTTGAGAATCAGGTGACCAAACTCAGTCGGGACATTTCAGAAGCAGCAGAACGGTGTGGAACATCCTCAGAAAGGGCCAATAAGGATGTTTCTCCTCCTCCTAGCTGGGGAGGAAACTGGGAGAGGGACCTTGAGTTAGAAGGGGAACACGGGGCCCTCCCAGGAGAGGGCCAGCCGGAGCCCTTTCCACAAGAGAAGGATTTAAACGAGCTCCTGGATGGATACGCAGGAAAGAAGCCCATGTGTGCAGAGTGCGGGAAAAGCTTTAACCAGAGCTCCTATCTCATCAGACACCTACGAACCCACACTGGCGAGAGGCCTTATAAGTGCATCGAATGTGGGAAAGGCTTCAAGCAGAGTTCAGACCTTGTCACCCATCGCAGAACGCACACGGGAGAGAAACCCTACCAATGCAGCGGCTGTGAGAAAAAATTCAGCGACAGCTCTACGCTCGTCAAACATCAGAGAACCCACACAGGCGAGAGACCCTACGAGTGCCCCGAGTGTGGGAAGACCTTTGGGCGGAAGCCCCACCTCGTCATGCACCAAAGAACCCACACGGGAGAGAAGCCCTACACGTGTCTCAAATGCCATAAAAGCTTTAGCCGAAGCTCAAACTTCATCACCCATCAGAGGACCCACACGGGCGTGAAGCCTTACAGGTGCAGCGACTGTGGGGAGAGTTTTAGCCAGAGCTCAGACCTGGTGAAGCACCAGCGAACTCACACGGGAGAGCGGCCCTTCAAATGCGCAGAGTGCGGGAAGGACTTCCGAGATAGTTCTCACTTTGTAGCGCACATGAGCACCCACTCGGGGGAAAGGCCTTTCAGCTGTCCCCACTGCCGCAAAAGCTTCAGTCAGAGCTCACACCTGGTCACGCACCAGAGGACACACACAGGTGAGAGGCCGTTCCAGTGTGACAACTGCGGGAAGGGATTCGCCGACGGCTCTGCCCTCATAAAGCACCAAAGGATCCACACGGGGGAAAGACCCTATAAATGTGGCGAGTGTGGGAAGAGCTTCAACCAGAGCTCCCACTTCATTACCCATCAACGAATCCACGCAGGAGACAGGCCCTATCGCTGTCCCGAGTGCGGCAAAACCTTCAGTCAGCGTTCCCATTTCCTCACACACCAGAGAACCCACACGGGGGAAAAACCTTTCCACTGCAGTAGGTGTGACAAGAGCTTCCGCCAAAAAGCACATCTCTTATGCCATCAAAACACCCATTTGATCTAG